aaagataatgaaattacTCCAAATAAATTAGATGCTGGTGAAAATGGTGTTAGATTCCTCTTTTTATCAGCAAAACCATTAAGTGAACCAATCGCCCAACATGGTCCATTCGTTATGAATAcacaaaaagaaattcaacaAGCTTTCTTTGATTACCAAATGGgtagatttaattaaaatcaatattaaaaaaaaataataataaaaagattaaaaaaaaaattgtactATAATTAATGTAAAGtggttattaaattattaaccaAGCACCAATTAAACAGAAATTATGCTGTTGaattagaaaattaaaaaaaaaatatatataaataaataaaatcttcTAAATTAAACTTATGATTGATATATTATTGtagatataataaatttttttttttttttattttttttttgtttgttatATTACAAATCCATATCCATATCTGGTGTAATGTCAATGctattatgttttttttatatgaaaaatgtcTAAGAGGTCATAGTCTATGGCTTTGTATTTTCAATGAAATCCCAAACCAATGTAGTCTATGTTAACTTCATGGTCTTTTTTCTTATTGGAAGGTATGATTGGTATGAATTtgtttattgattttaattcttttgtGTGACCAATTCGTGTTTCCGCAtgtttatttgatgatgggCCCTTAAAATTTGGAAGTATTAACATAGGATTTGGTTTGGAACAATgttccaaaaaataaaataaatttccaaATCAAACCTTGATTATCAATGACATCGAACCAGCGATCTTATTGTacaagatattaaaatttcaccCATTGTGGGTCTCGATCCCACGACCTGCAGCTTAGAAGGCTGCCGCAATTCCAACTTTGCTAAACGGGCTTTGTTGGaaagttatttttaatgcATCAAAAAATTAGGGTAttttccaattaaaaaaaaagtattttaattaaaaaagtgaACTATCAATTATTCAACCTATGGGAGGAGATCCGTTTAAAAGGTATTGATAATACTGGCAGTGGCTTGGACGCTATCAGGTTTTAAACGAAAAGCTTGAACCTTAATTTTGTCACAAACACTACAAGAGATTGCCATATATTTCTCAAATCAAATGGATAGAAGTTTACAGAAGTTTTCAATCCTCACCAATTTCAGTGGCttttgaatttggtaaatttttattaatatttggatttttaaaaaaaaaaacgaaattatccagattttaaaattaaaaaaaaacaataaaaaaataaagaaaaaaggtaataactatttaatttaaattttttgttttttgttccCATTCGAATTCTTAAGTAAAGAAATTtcttattaatattatttaaaaaaaaaaagttaactGAAAACAAGTTGGAGAATATTGTCAAAATCGAGTTTGCAGAGGTGTTGGTGAAAACTTTCATTCAAGAACATTTTgttcaaattattaaatattcattcattcattcattcattcattcattcattcattcattcattcattcattcattcattcattcattcattcattcattatcTATTGATAACTAGAtctgataaaaaaaaatcttaataaaataatagttttgattaaaaaccttttttattttatttttttttttctacatTGGACACTTAAATAAATtcgtatttttattttattttatatataaaaattaattaattttgtaataaaaagaattatttagtttgaagataatttttttttttttttttttttttaccaaaatttaataaataaactaactttttgtttttttttttttttaaaaattttttaataaagatttttttttttttttttttttattgttgagCACAAGAAACACCTTGTGGATGACCACCATGTTGatcttcatcatcgtcatcgtaAGCAGAGGATCTACTATGTGAATGTTGTTTAGTATCGAAATCATGTAAAACGGCCTCTTCATCGATGCCATCGTGGGAAACTGGTTTTTGAactggttttggttttggaaGTATTTTCTCCAAGAGCTTAGCGTTTTCGGGTGTGATTTGACCAGAGGTTGGGAAAACGacattgaatttgataaagagTCTACCCTTTTCAAAAGGTCTCTTGTAACCTGGCATACCTTCGTTATAAATACATTTGATATCACCTTGTTTGATGATTTGAGTTGGTGGATTCTTTACGGTGATGACACGACCATCCAAATGGGTGATGTAAAAGGTGAAACCTGTCAAAGCCTCTAAAAGGGTCAACTCATGCTCCATGACGAGATCGTCGCCATCACGTTGGAATACTGGATGCTCCTTTTGAACGAGTACAACGATGACGTCACCTGGTACGATATCAGGTGATTCGTAATCACCTTCCTCTGGGAAAACGATCTTTTGACCGTGTTTCATACCCTTGTCAATGTTTACTTCGAGTGTTTTCTTCTCTTGAATGGTTTTGTTACCTTTACATTTTGGACATCTATCTTTCTCACGGATAACATTGCCCTCACCTTTGCAAGATGGACATTGTGATTGTAACTTTTGGACCATACCTGGACCGATTTGTCTATGAATAACCTTGAAACCTTGACCATGACAATCGTCACATTTCTTTACACCATCCTTGCTTGTTGAACCTTTACCTGCGCAATCTGGACATTTGCTACTCTTTTGTAAGGCGAGTTTTTGAACTTTACCCTTGTATAAATCCTCGAGTGTAACTTTAAGATTATGTTGGAGTGGTTCTCCTTTTCTTGGTCCACGTCTACCACCACGTCCTCCAAATCCTCCaaatccaccaccaccaaagaATTGTGAAAAGATATCATCTGGTGAAAATCCTGCTCCACCTTCTTTCAAACCTTCTTCACCATATTTATCATAAAGTTCTCTCTTTTCAGTATCAGATAAAACTTCATATGCAACTGTAAGTTCTTTAaactaaattttaaaaataaaaaaaattagtaaaataataaataaatataaatataataataaatataatattattattatatatataatgtGTTGTGggaataaatttgaatttgaaatttcaaattctaaacttgatttttttttttttttttttttttttttttttttttttttttgaaatcttACTTTCTCTACTGCAGCTGGATCTGGATTCTTATCTGGATGATATTTAATTGCTAATTTACGGTATGCCTTTTTAATATCAGTTTCTGATGCATCACGTGCAACTCCTAAAATatcataaaatttattatcggGCATTTTGTTTTATGCGCTAatgtatatttatataaatgttgttgaaaataaaaaaatatgaaaaaccctataatttatttatttgttttatttgtgtTTGTTTTAAGAGTTTGTTAGTTTGTgtttaaacatttaaataaaaataaataaaataaaaaatggtaaaaaatttaaaaaacaaattagaTAAAAACACACACggtttaaaaaacaaaaaaaaacaaatttaaaaaaaataaataaaaaataaaattaaaaattataaactaTTTCTTTTTAGAAATGTAATATAACAATTAATCCTACATactttgttttaattaattttaaaaaaaaaaaaaaaaaaattatatatatataaatatccttaaaagaaaaaaaaaaaaaaaaaaaaaaatgaaaaaaaaattaaagtcagtaaaaaaaaaaaaaaaaaaaaaaaaaaaaattttgaaaaaaattaaatttttgtcGTTATAATTCGTTTTAATTTCACccaaatttcatttttttttcttttttttttgttttgttcgTGAAGTTTTAATAACCGAAAACAAAGTTTTAAGGaatatagttttaatttaagttgaagaaaaaaaataaaataaaaataaaaaccctCAACTTAATTTcgattattttcattttttttcttattttaatAACAGTTTAACttccccaaaaaaaaaaaaaaaaaaaattaaaaaaaaaaaaaaaaaaaataaaatgaattttttttttttttgcaaaaACTCCTTAAATACCGAAGTTCGATTTAATATATTcagttatttaaattattttaattttaattttaatttttataaaaataaaataaaatgaaataaagaaaatctTAACAAAcgaacttttttttttttttttttcctaaaaatatttggaaaaatataattatataaaaaatttttatacatATGTATTGTCAGTccataaattatttatttttttatatttttccaaatatgtttaaaaaaaaaaaaaaaaaatgatacaacaataatttttttttttttttgttattttttaattttatttccaaaGGAATCTTGGTTTGataaacattttatttatttttttttggatatttttttttatttattttatgttttttattattttatatttttttttttatatttttactattatataTTGTAAATATAGATAGATATATGTAcattgtaatattatttttattattattattattatttggattattataattttgagAATAAAAAAGAcagataataattaaaattttaatatattattattaaaacattaattcatcatcttcatctaaaatttgttcttgttgtcgttcttcttgttgttcaccttcttgttgttcttgttgttctttaattatattattattattattattattattattatttcttggTATATaagtactattattattttcatcgaAATCcaaaacatcatcatcaattaaactATCATGTACAGAATCTTCCAACCAATTAAAATCTACATCAGCAGTAGTTGATTCTTTTATACTATTTGTAAATGATGAAACACTACTtcttttactattattattactattactattactattgctattgctattattgttgttgttattttccAAGTCGTCCAAAGTTAATtctgtaaataaaaataaaaatatcaatattattaatatcaatggtttttttttttttttttttttttttttttttttaaaataataattaccttTTTCATAAAAAGATAAACCTTTTTTAGCATCTCTTAAATTATTCGAAATTTCATcagaaatttcattaaacGCTAATTTATTATCTTGATTTAAACTAATTTCCAATGACTCTATATCAATTTCATCTACATTATCAGATCGTCTCTTTATGGAtgaagttgaagttgaatttgctgttgttgtggttgttgttgttttagtTATTGATTTTGGAGTTGTAGTTTGTTCATCTGTAGGGtttgtttttgtaataaatgatttttttgttgcacttgatgttgttgagttTGTAGCTGTAGTTGATGGTGTTTTAGTTGATGATAAAGTGgcggaagaagaagaagatgaagatgatgatgaagatttagGAGTTGAAGTTAAAGTTGAAGGTCTTTTTAAAGCAGATGTTGTTGTGGAACCAATTGGTGAAGATGTAGTACTGGATGATATTCTTctagttggtgttgttgaggttgtcgttgttgaggttgaggttgttgtattagtagatgatgataattttgaagGTGTAGGAGTTGAAAGTGGTGAAGATGgagttgattttgattttgttaaaGTTGGAGCAGGTGGTGTTGGTCCTGGTGGTGAAATtggtgatttaataattggtgGTAATGATCTAGTTAAATTTGAACTTGATGATTGTTTAGATAATGAAGTTGTAATTGCTCTAGTTCCAATACTACTATATCTACCAGACTGTGTCGATGTTGCTAAATTTGGACTTGATGATGATGCAGTTTTAGTTAtcattgttgttggtgtttttGATATTGGTGATTGTGATGAAGTACtcataccaccaccacctccaccaccactaccaccagtAATAACATCTTTTCTGGTTGTACCTAAACTTGATTTACTTCTAATTATATTTGATGCATCTAAAGGTCTTTTTA
This region of Dictyostelium discoideum AX4 chromosome 3 chromosome, whole genome shotgun sequence genomic DNA includes:
- the ddj1 gene encoding heat shock protein is translated as MPDNKFYDILGVARDASETDIKKAYRKLAIKYHPDKNPDPAAVEKFKELTVAYEVLSDTEKRELYDKYGEEGLKEGGAGFSPDDIFSQFFGGGGFGGFGGRGGRRGPRKGEPLQHNLKVTLEDLYKGKVQKLALQKSSKCPDCAGKGSTSKDGVKKCDDCHGQGFKVIHRQIGPGMVQKLQSQCPSCKGEGNVIREKDRCPKCKGNKTIQEKKTLEVNIDKGMKHGQKIVFPEEGDYESPDIVPGDVIVVLVQKEHPVFQRDGDDLVMEHELTLLEALTGFTFYITHLDGRVITVKNPPTQIIKQGDIKCIYNEGMPGYKRPFEKGRLFIKFNVVFPTSGQITPENAKLLEKILPKPKPVQKPVSHDGIDEEAVLHDFDTKQHSHSRSSAYDDDDEDQHGGHPQGVSCAQQ